From Lysinibacillus sp. SGAir0095, the proteins below share one genomic window:
- a CDS encoding ABC transporter permease: MSKFKQDCKRFIITQKIGFVSLLIILLVVAIAIAAPIIAPYDPISQDRAAFLAAPNADHMMGTDDLGRDVFSRLVYGSQISLLVGIVTVVISIILGTLIGMVSGFFGGVVDMIIQRIMDAIMSIPALILALFIAALLGPAIQNVIIALVIIEVPRFARIVRGEMLRIRESNYVEASRSVGASSFRIIMKHGLPNMMAPIIVMASLAFGQTIIAEASLSFLGIGTPPPNPSWGLMLSDASMYMESAPWLVLFPGLALSILVLAFNLFGDALRDFLDPKMS, from the coding sequence TTGAGTAAATTCAAACAGGACTGCAAACGCTTTATTATCACTCAAAAAATTGGTTTTGTGTCTCTTTTAATCATCCTTCTTGTGGTAGCGATTGCAATCGCTGCCCCAATCATTGCACCTTATGACCCTATAAGTCAGGATCGTGCAGCTTTTCTGGCAGCTCCAAATGCAGATCATATGATGGGGACAGATGACTTAGGTCGTGATGTATTCAGTCGACTTGTTTATGGTTCTCAAATCTCGTTACTTGTTGGAATTGTAACAGTAGTTATTTCAATAATATTAGGAACTTTGATTGGGATGGTATCAGGTTTCTTTGGTGGGGTTGTTGACATGATTATTCAAAGAATTATGGACGCAATCATGTCTATCCCAGCATTAATTCTAGCATTATTTATCGCAGCATTGTTAGGACCTGCAATCCAAAATGTTATTATCGCACTAGTCATAATTGAAGTACCTCGTTTTGCAAGGATTGTTCGGGGGGAAATGCTGAGAATCCGTGAATCGAATTATGTAGAAGCATCCCGTTCAGTAGGGGCAAGCTCATTCAGAATTATCATGAAGCATGGTTTACCAAATATGATGGCTCCTATTATTGTTATGGCAAGTCTTGCGTTTGGTCAAACCATTATTGCTGAAGCTTCACTTAGTTTTCTTGGAATTGGAACACCACCACCAAATCCCTCTTGGGGACTGATGCTTAGTGATGCGAGTATGTACATGGAAAGTGCTCCTTGGCTCGTTCTTTTCCCAGGATTAGCTCTAAGTATATTGGTTTTGGCTTTTAACTTATTTGGCGATGCATTACGTGATTTCCTTGATCCAAAAATGTCTTAG
- a CDS encoding ABC transporter permease has protein sequence MIEYIVRRLIFGIFVLFIMTTFIFIIMRAVPGDVVTLQLANSGATPEQMEALKAEMGLDKSVIGQLVDWASKAVQGDLGNSLWSGQQVSEIILERLPVTIQLAILSIVLAIIIGIPIGVISAVKQNSFIDHFLKIISIGGLSIPNFWLALILLTGLSLILNWIPPLGYQSFLDNPLVNIQQMFLPAICLAITLSASIVRMTRSAVLEVLHSEFIRTVRAKGAKEMIVIFRHALRNSLVSVITLIGLQIGYLLGGTVVLESIFALPGLGSLIFESVLIRDYPIVQSTVLVFGGMFLLVNLIVDIMYGWVDPRIRAK, from the coding sequence ATGATTGAATATATCGTTAGACGTTTAATATTCGGAATATTCGTTCTATTTATAATGACAACTTTTATTTTTATCATCATGAGAGCAGTTCCTGGTGATGTTGTTACACTCCAATTAGCTAATTCAGGGGCAACGCCAGAGCAAATGGAAGCATTGAAAGCTGAAATGGGGCTGGATAAAAGTGTAATCGGTCAACTAGTAGATTGGGCATCGAAAGCCGTACAAGGTGATTTAGGAAATTCACTTTGGTCAGGTCAACAAGTATCAGAAATTATTTTAGAAAGGCTGCCAGTAACCATACAATTGGCAATCCTATCAATCGTTTTAGCTATCATTATTGGTATACCAATTGGGGTTATTTCTGCAGTTAAACAGAATTCATTTATTGATCACTTCTTAAAAATAATTTCAATAGGTGGTTTATCTATTCCTAATTTCTGGTTAGCACTCATTTTGCTAACTGGATTATCCTTAATTTTAAACTGGATTCCACCGTTAGGGTATCAATCTTTTTTAGATAATCCTTTAGTAAATATACAACAAATGTTTTTACCGGCAATCTGTTTAGCTATCACACTAAGTGCGAGTATCGTACGTATGACAAGGTCTGCTGTTCTCGAAGTATTACATTCCGAGTTTATTAGAACCGTACGTGCGAAGGGCGCAAAAGAAATGATCGTAATCTTCAGACACGCTCTTAGAAACTCTTTAGTATCCGTTATTACCTTAATCGGCTTACAAATTGGCTATTTGCTAGGTGGAACAGTAGTGCTTGAATCAATTTTTGCGCTTCCAGGACTAGGAAGTTTGATTTTTGAATCAGTATTAATAAGAGATTACCCAATTGTACAATCGACTGTATTGGTATTTGGTGGAATGTTCTTACTAGTTAACTTAATTGTTGATATTATGTATGGCTGGGTTGATCCACGAATTAGAGCGAAATAA
- a CDS encoding ABC transporter ATP-binding protein, producing MAENSNTLLKVEEMKTVFKTRAGNLEAVDGVSFSISKGETVAIVGESGSGKSVSALSILRLLDSNGEVTSGKILFNDLNLKDLSTEEIRKIRGNEIAMIFQDPMTCLDPVYTIGDQIIETIKIHEDLSKQELRDRALELLKLVGLPDPESRIDAYPHQLSGGQRQRVMIAIALACRPNLIIADEPTTALDVTVQAQIMELLKDLQSQFGTAIILVTHDLGVVAEMADKVVVVYAGQVVEQSDVKELFQKPQHPYTEALMRSIPKIDTDKNRRLLTIKGNVPSLREIPSGCRFHPRCPLASEKCKIDEPPLFELGENRVSKCWIADPSLQDKREIPTLIEEQDSNFEVNEHLVNKQLLLDVNNLQKHFPITKGILSRTVGHVKAVDGVSLNIHKGEVLGLVGESGCGKSTVGRLITGLIESTNGAVSFDGKQLSSSNRKDKKAIRKRIQFVFQDPYSSLNPRMTILDIIGEPLEVHNLAKGVAKRQRVGELLEIVGLSKNDMHKFPHQFSGGQRQRIGIARALATEPDLLICDEAVSALDVSVQAQILNLLKDLQLKLGLSYLFISHDLNVVKYISDRIAVMYLGEIVEVTDSDTLFEEPLHPYSQALISAVPIPNPEIEPDRIILSGEVPSPSNPPSGCKFHTRCPAAMDICKQQKPELKAISNGHTVSCHLYGEEQKA from the coding sequence TTGGCCGAAAACTCTAATACACTTTTAAAAGTGGAAGAGATGAAAACTGTTTTCAAAACGAGGGCTGGCAATTTAGAGGCCGTTGATGGTGTATCCTTTAGTATATCAAAAGGAGAAACAGTTGCGATAGTAGGAGAATCAGGATCTGGAAAAAGTGTTTCTGCGCTATCCATACTAAGATTATTAGATAGTAATGGCGAAGTAACTTCAGGAAAAATCTTATTTAACGATTTGAATTTGAAGGATTTAAGTACAGAAGAGATTCGAAAGATTCGAGGAAACGAGATTGCGATGATTTTTCAGGATCCAATGACATGTCTGGACCCTGTTTACACCATTGGCGATCAGATTATCGAGACGATTAAGATTCATGAAGACTTAAGCAAACAAGAACTGCGAGATCGAGCACTTGAATTATTAAAACTAGTTGGTTTGCCTGATCCAGAAAGTAGAATCGACGCTTATCCCCATCAGCTTTCCGGGGGGCAAAGACAGAGGGTAATGATTGCCATTGCGCTTGCCTGCAGACCTAATTTAATTATCGCTGATGAACCAACTACGGCTCTTGATGTAACCGTTCAAGCCCAGATAATGGAGTTATTAAAAGATTTACAATCACAATTTGGAACGGCGATCATTTTAGTAACTCACGATTTAGGAGTTGTAGCCGAAATGGCTGACAAAGTGGTTGTAGTCTATGCTGGGCAGGTTGTTGAACAATCTGATGTGAAGGAGTTATTCCAAAAACCACAACATCCGTATACTGAGGCACTCATGAGGAGTATTCCCAAAATAGATACGGACAAAAATCGTAGACTACTCACAATTAAAGGGAATGTACCAAGCTTAAGAGAAATACCATCAGGCTGCCGTTTTCACCCAAGATGTCCCCTAGCTTCAGAGAAATGTAAAATTGATGAGCCTCCACTATTTGAACTAGGGGAAAATCGAGTGAGTAAGTGCTGGATTGCCGATCCGAGTCTGCAAGATAAAAGGGAAATTCCTACATTAATTGAAGAACAAGATTCAAACTTCGAAGTGAATGAACATCTTGTAAACAAACAATTGCTCTTAGATGTAAATAACCTGCAAAAACATTTCCCTATTACAAAAGGAATTTTGTCTAGAACTGTTGGTCATGTGAAGGCAGTTGATGGGGTATCACTGAATATTCATAAAGGCGAAGTTCTGGGGCTTGTTGGAGAATCGGGCTGCGGGAAGTCAACGGTGGGGCGTTTAATAACAGGGCTAATTGAATCAACGAATGGTGCTGTAAGTTTTGACGGAAAACAGCTATCAAGCTCGAATCGAAAAGATAAAAAAGCGATAAGAAAACGTATTCAATTTGTTTTCCAAGATCCTTATAGTTCGTTAAATCCAAGAATGACAATATTAGATATTATTGGTGAACCTTTAGAAGTTCACAATTTAGCAAAAGGAGTTGCTAAACGTCAACGGGTAGGAGAACTCCTTGAAATCGTTGGATTATCGAAAAATGATATGCATAAATTTCCACATCAATTCTCAGGGGGACAACGTCAAAGAATTGGTATTGCTAGAGCTTTGGCAACAGAACCTGACCTCTTAATTTGTGATGAGGCTGTATCGGCATTAGATGTTTCCGTTCAAGCGCAAATTTTAAATCTATTAAAAGACCTTCAACTAAAATTGGGATTATCCTATTTATTCATCTCTCATGATTTGAATGTGGTCAAATACATTTCCGATCGGATTGCTGTGATGTATCTTGGTGAAATTGTTGAAGTAACGGATTCCGATACGTTATTTGAGGAGCCTTTACACCCTTATTCTCAAGCATTGATTTCAGCTGTGCCAATTCCGAACCCAGAAATCGAACCGGATCGAATTATATTAAGCGGTGAAGTACCAAGTCCATCCAATCCACCATCCGGTTGCAAATTCCATACACGATGTCCAGCAGCTATGGATATTTGTAAACAACAAAAACCTGAACTAAAAGCCATTTCAAATGGTCATACGGTTTCATGTCATCTCTATGGAGAGGAGCAAAAGGCATGA
- a CDS encoding class I adenylate-forming enzyme family protein, with product MLLTELLGENIEKFGEYNLLYYNEKTYTNKETEIICKKVSSLVHSLGVGKGDRVLICMPNSPEVIFSYQGVLGVGGIIVPVMYLLHENEINFILKNSEAKVVITSSVLLEKINGATKGLDVKPKVISIDQPNETVLPDGLEVIVWDEALSNMPLFDNSSLKMEESDVAVILYTSGTTGAPKGVMLTHKNLYANSMSGVALREEDETSATTIGVLPLAHIYGFGIMNGMLLLGNSVVIFSKFEAEEIFKVIEKYKVKSFAAVPAMVHAMLYDTSAENYDLSSLETVGSGSAALAISLRQKFKEKFGAEVRDAYGLSEASPGVASQRNNMPIKEGSVGIPMPGVAIKIVNEQGHEVPVGEVGELLVQGDNVTPGYYKNEEATKKALVNGWLHTGDMAKVDEDGYLYIVDRKKDLIIRGGFNVYPRDLEELLVKHEAVLEAAVIGIPSERMGEEILACIVKKPEANVIEQELIQYCQKNLAKYKTPRHVEFIDELPRNGVGKILKTKLRERFASLTLD from the coding sequence ATGCTATTAACTGAATTATTGGGTGAAAATATTGAAAAGTTTGGTGAGTATAACCTTCTTTACTACAACGAGAAAACTTATACAAATAAGGAAACGGAAATTATTTGTAAAAAAGTTTCAAGTTTAGTCCATTCCCTTGGAGTAGGGAAAGGGGATCGAGTTCTTATTTGCATGCCGAATTCTCCAGAAGTAATTTTCTCCTATCAAGGAGTATTAGGAGTTGGTGGAATCATTGTTCCAGTAATGTACCTGCTACACGAAAATGAAATTAACTTTATATTAAAAAATTCTGAAGCAAAAGTGGTTATTACATCTTCCGTTCTTTTAGAAAAAATTAACGGAGCAACAAAAGGGTTAGATGTTAAACCAAAGGTAATTTCTATTGACCAACCAAATGAAACAGTACTTCCAGATGGACTCGAGGTGATTGTGTGGGATGAGGCTCTCTCTAATATGCCGCTCTTTGATAATTCATCATTGAAAATGGAAGAATCGGATGTTGCAGTTATATTATATACGTCTGGAACAACTGGTGCACCAAAGGGTGTTATGCTAACTCATAAAAATCTATATGCAAATTCCATGTCAGGAGTAGCGCTAAGAGAAGAAGATGAGACAAGTGCCACAACAATCGGCGTTCTTCCATTAGCACATATCTATGGATTTGGAATTATGAACGGGATGCTCCTACTTGGAAATTCTGTCGTTATTTTCTCTAAATTTGAAGCAGAGGAAATATTTAAAGTAATTGAGAAGTATAAAGTAAAATCTTTTGCAGCTGTACCAGCAATGGTCCACGCAATGCTATACGACACAAGCGCTGAGAACTATGATCTATCGAGCTTGGAAACAGTTGGTTCTGGTTCTGCAGCTCTTGCGATTAGTTTACGACAAAAATTTAAAGAGAAATTTGGAGCTGAAGTACGAGATGCTTATGGACTTTCTGAAGCATCCCCAGGTGTAGCTTCCCAACGAAATAATATGCCAATCAAAGAAGGCTCTGTAGGAATTCCAATGCCAGGTGTAGCTATTAAAATTGTCAATGAACAAGGGCACGAAGTACCTGTTGGTGAGGTTGGTGAATTATTAGTTCAAGGTGATAATGTCACACCTGGTTACTATAAAAATGAAGAAGCGACAAAAAAGGCTTTAGTTAATGGTTGGCTTCATACAGGTGATATGGCAAAGGTTGATGAAGATGGTTATTTATATATAGTGGATCGTAAAAAGGATTTAATTATTCGAGGTGGGTTTAATGTATATCCACGTGATTTAGAAGAATTATTAGTCAAACATGAGGCAGTTCTTGAGGCAGCGGTAATCGGTATTCCTTCTGAAAGAATGGGTGAAGAAATTCTTGCTTGTATTGTAAAGAAACCTGAAGCAAATGTAATCGAGCAAGAACTAATTCAATATTGTCAAAAGAATCTAGCCAAATATAAAACACCTCGACATGTCGAGTTTATCGATGAACTTCCTAGAAATGGTGTAGGAAAGATATTGAAAACTAAGCTAAGAGAGAGATTTGCAAGCCTTACTCTAGACTAA
- a CDS encoding MFS transporter: MMDRKAFFLLGFIMFLTMTGYGIVLPTLPFLADDLNLTSVQMSSLIIAWAIAQMITSPLWGRLADKIGRKPVLMMGVLGFGIAFLLLIFAQNYWQLLLVRLIGAAISSGAHPAAFSMVADQTTKENRNEAIAKMGAVNGLGFLCGPAIGGLFSPLGVVVPFIIAGSLALITLPFAHFYIHDKKIEDDTEETKDSLQNKETISFWQSLLMVTRPGYWNHYTIILGLSIAASSFFGLLGYFMIERFEATPVFVSLAFSAQAGTSVVVQFFLLKKCNEIWDEDTITKIGLIITAIGYCFISFAPFIWFAIFGCVLTGLGQSLVRPTTIAMLSKRNEMGQGITMGLQNSMDSLGRILGPLWGGWVFVFLASAPFITSAIITALLVGVAYLTAYQHKVQIPLPDRKDTSNS; this comes from the coding sequence ATGATGGATAGGAAGGCGTTCTTTTTACTAGGATTCATAATGTTTTTAACGATGACAGGTTATGGAATAGTACTTCCTACATTGCCATTTTTAGCAGACGACTTAAACTTAACATCAGTCCAAATGTCATCATTAATCATTGCTTGGGCCATTGCACAGATGATTACTTCACCATTATGGGGTCGTTTGGCTGATAAAATAGGAAGAAAACCAGTGTTAATGATGGGAGTTCTAGGTTTTGGTATAGCCTTCCTTCTGTTAATTTTTGCTCAAAACTATTGGCAATTATTATTAGTAAGGTTAATTGGGGCAGCCATCTCATCTGGTGCTCACCCTGCTGCTTTTTCCATGGTAGCAGATCAAACGACAAAAGAGAATAGAAATGAAGCCATTGCAAAAATGGGAGCGGTCAATGGTCTTGGCTTTTTGTGTGGTCCAGCTATAGGTGGTTTGTTTTCACCACTAGGTGTAGTTGTTCCTTTCATCATCGCAGGATCGCTAGCTTTGATTACTCTACCATTTGCTCATTTTTACATTCATGATAAGAAAATTGAAGACGACACAGAAGAAACGAAAGACTCTCTTCAAAATAAAGAAACCATTTCGTTTTGGCAATCACTATTAATGGTTACAAGGCCTGGTTATTGGAACCATTATACAATTATTCTTGGATTATCCATTGCTGCCTCAAGTTTCTTTGGATTACTCGGTTACTTTATGATTGAAAGATTTGAGGCTACCCCAGTATTTGTTAGTTTAGCCTTTAGTGCGCAGGCGGGTACTTCAGTTGTCGTGCAATTCTTTTTACTTAAGAAGTGCAATGAGATATGGGATGAAGATACCATTACGAAAATAGGCTTAATCATTACAGCAATTGGATATTGCTTTATCAGTTTTGCACCATTTATCTGGTTCGCTATATTTGGTTGTGTATTAACAGGCTTAGGTCAGTCGTTAGTACGTCCAACAACAATCGCCATGCTATCAAAGCGTAACGAAATGGGGCAAGGCATCACAATGGGATTACAAAACTCTATGGATAGTCTGGGAAGAATACTAGGACCACTTTGGGGTGGATGGGTGTTCGTATTCCTGGCGTCAGCTCCATTTATAACTTCCGCAATAATTACTGCACTGCTGGTTGGCGTAGCATATTTAACTGCTTATCAACACAAAGTACAAATTCCTCTACCAGATCGAAAAGACACTAGTAACTCATAA
- a CDS encoding Zn-ribbon domain-containing OB-fold protein encodes MIKDLVQSAIDEESKPYWDGLKNEKLFIQYCDDCQQYIFYPRTICPHCFSEKIRWQESCGNGKIYSYTVVHQAFGPFKSEAPFVVGIIELDEGVRMMSRILGDKDQIAIDQEVSVVFQEVENDLVLPYFQVKEL; translated from the coding sequence ATGATAAAAGATTTGGTTCAATCTGCAATTGATGAAGAATCAAAACCATATTGGGATGGATTAAAAAATGAAAAACTATTCATTCAATATTGTGATGATTGTCAGCAATATATCTTTTATCCACGAACAATTTGCCCTCACTGTTTTTCAGAGAAAATTAGATGGCAGGAGTCTTGTGGAAATGGGAAGATCTATAGTTACACTGTTGTGCACCAAGCATTTGGTCCCTTTAAAAGTGAAGCACCTTTTGTTGTAGGCATTATAGAACTTGATGAGGGTGTAAGAATGATGTCAAGAATACTTGGTGACAAGGATCAGATTGCTATTGATCAGGAGGTCTCTGTTGTATTTCAAGAGGTAGAAAATGATTTAGTTCTTCCATATTTTCAAGTAAAAGAACTCTGA
- a CDS encoding acetyl-CoA acetyltransferase, producing MKSDRIAAIVGVAESDLGKTPGKNVLQLQAQAAKLALEDAGLTKNDIDAVFTAGNWAWAPNLMLAEYLGIQPKYTDSTNIGGSSFEAHVGHAVAGIKAGLFEVALITYGSTNKTNPSNSMFKSPLTAQYELPYGLPTPVGAYALAAMRHMHQFGTTSEQLAEIAVATRKWAALNEKAYMREPIAIEDVLNSRKIADPLHLLDCCLVTDGGGAVIVASSNVASKLNKKPVWILGHGESHSHNTIANMPDLTVTSAVESGKRAFEMAGISHDEIDVAEIYDSFTITVLLTLEALGFCKPGEGGAFVSGQRTAPGGDFPMNTNGGGLSYCHPGMYGIFLLIEAVRQLRGECSSRQVENAKLALVHGTGGVLSSTSTVILGGD from the coding sequence ATGAAATCAGATAGAATAGCGGCCATTGTCGGTGTTGCGGAATCTGATCTTGGTAAAACCCCCGGCAAAAATGTTTTACAGCTCCAAGCTCAAGCTGCAAAATTAGCATTAGAGGATGCCGGGTTAACAAAAAATGATATTGATGCTGTATTTACAGCAGGAAATTGGGCGTGGGCACCAAACCTTATGTTGGCCGAATATCTAGGCATTCAACCTAAATATACAGACTCTACGAATATTGGTGGTTCATCTTTCGAAGCGCACGTTGGGCATGCTGTTGCAGGCATTAAAGCAGGCTTATTTGAAGTTGCTCTCATCACTTACGGAAGTACAAACAAAACCAATCCTTCCAACTCAATGTTTAAGTCACCACTGACAGCTCAGTATGAATTGCCTTATGGATTGCCAACACCTGTTGGCGCTTATGCATTAGCTGCCATGCGTCATATGCATCAATTTGGTACAACATCAGAGCAGTTGGCAGAAATTGCAGTGGCAACTCGAAAATGGGCGGCTTTAAATGAAAAAGCTTACATGAGAGAACCCATTGCGATAGAAGATGTGTTAAACTCGCGAAAAATAGCCGATCCTTTACATTTATTGGATTGTTGTTTAGTAACAGACGGGGGTGGAGCAGTAATTGTAGCTTCCAGTAATGTTGCTAGCAAACTAAACAAAAAACCAGTGTGGATTTTAGGTCATGGAGAATCCCATTCTCACAATACAATTGCTAATATGCCAGATTTAACGGTTACAAGTGCCGTAGAATCAGGTAAAAGAGCATTTGAAATGGCTGGAATTTCTCACGATGAGATTGATGTGGCGGAAATTTATGATTCGTTCACCATCACAGTGTTACTGACACTTGAAGCACTTGGTTTCTGTAAGCCTGGTGAAGGTGGAGCATTTGTAAGCGGCCAAAGAACAGCCCCGGGTGGAGATTTCCCAATGAATACCAATGGGGGAGGCTTATCCTATTGCCACCCTGGTATGTATGGAATTTTCTTATTAATAGAAGCTGTACGTCAGTTGCGCGGTGAGTGTAGCTCGCGTCAAGTAGAGAATGCCAAACTTGCATTGGTTCACGGGACAGGGGGAGTTCTCTCCTCTACATCAACTGTGATTTTAGGGGGGGACTGA
- a CDS encoding acyl-CoA dehydrogenase family protein, with the protein MDFTLTDEQKMIQKTVRDFVNKELKPLEQEVLKNEREGRPGISREKVKELREKAKEIGFWGINTPEEYGGANLGPIMSVLIAMELGRTFVPFNFGGSADNILYLCNEEQKEKYLIPTINGDRRSCFALTEPGAGSDARSITMQAVKDGDHWVLNGEKVFITNGNEADFAMVFAVTDKEKGANGGVTCFLVDRDMGWESEPIHTMGEWGPATLIFDNVRVPEENILGELGQGFNLGMQWIGQGRYMIPAGAIGTAERLLQMAIDYSKTRHTFGKPIAERQAIQWMIADSAVEIEAAKWIVFRAAWMTENGMDARHQSSMAKLNGGIMANEVVDRVLQIHGGMGYTKELPIERWYRELRLVRIFEGTDEIQRRTIARNLLKGHAKVGELL; encoded by the coding sequence ATGGATTTTACATTAACAGATGAGCAAAAAATGATTCAAAAAACAGTTAGAGACTTTGTAAATAAAGAACTGAAACCTTTAGAGCAAGAGGTATTAAAAAATGAAAGAGAAGGCAGACCTGGTATCTCCCGTGAAAAAGTAAAGGAATTAAGGGAAAAAGCAAAAGAAATTGGTTTCTGGGGTATTAATACGCCGGAAGAATATGGAGGGGCTAATTTAGGTCCGATTATGTCAGTATTAATCGCAATGGAGCTAGGTCGAACTTTTGTTCCCTTTAACTTTGGAGGTTCAGCTGACAATATTCTTTATTTATGCAACGAGGAACAGAAGGAGAAATATTTAATTCCAACTATCAATGGGGATAGACGTTCGTGCTTTGCTTTAACTGAACCAGGTGCTGGGTCAGATGCAAGAAGTATTACAATGCAGGCTGTAAAAGATGGCGACCATTGGGTTTTAAATGGTGAAAAGGTATTTATTACAAATGGTAATGAAGCAGACTTCGCAATGGTTTTTGCGGTTACAGATAAAGAAAAAGGTGCTAACGGCGGTGTAACATGCTTCCTTGTGGACAGAGATATGGGTTGGGAATCTGAGCCTATTCATACGATGGGCGAATGGGGACCAGCTACACTCATATTCGATAATGTCCGTGTTCCAGAGGAAAACATTCTAGGTGAACTGGGGCAAGGCTTTAACTTAGGAATGCAATGGATTGGTCAAGGTCGCTATATGATTCCAGCCGGAGCAATCGGTACGGCAGAACGTTTATTACAAATGGCCATTGATTATTCAAAAACGCGTCATACATTTGGAAAACCTATTGCTGAACGTCAAGCTATTCAATGGATGATTGCCGATTCGGCGGTTGAAATCGAAGCGGCTAAATGGATTGTATTTAGAGCAGCTTGGATGACTGAAAATGGAATGGATGCACGTCATCAGTCATCTATGGCCAAGTTGAATGGTGGAATTATGGCAAATGAAGTTGTCGATCGTGTTCTTCAAATTCATGGAGGAATGGGCTATACAAAAGAATTACCAATCGAGCGTTGGTATAGAGAGTTAAGACTGGTCCGAATCTTTGAGGGAACAGATGAAATTCAACGCCGTACAATTGCACGTAATCTATTAAAAGGCCATGCTAAGGTTGGAGAATTGTTATAA
- a CDS encoding alpha/beta fold hydrolase — MLHYTRKGTGEKLVLVHGFLGDAEIFSPILEELTKSYDVVAVDLPGHGQSKVERESYSVYDYAREVSEVLRHENITNATWLGHSLGGYIVLAALEKKIAPISNAILAYTTDGSDTEEQKEKRTNQQLEIPEIGVEKFVDQLIEAFFSDQANKETINFARKIAYRASEEGLILALESMKNRPNQQNLIENISIPILVVEGSQDKIVKPIKTMNSNIQRLETNTAHLGMLEDPNSFLKGIQEFMSEN; from the coding sequence ATGTTACATTACACTAGAAAAGGTACAGGTGAAAAGCTTGTGTTAGTGCATGGTTTTTTAGGTGATGCAGAGATTTTCAGTCCTATTTTGGAAGAACTGACAAAATCTTATGATGTAGTTGCAGTGGATTTACCTGGTCATGGACAAAGCAAAGTAGAAAGAGAAAGCTATTCAGTTTACGATTATGCAAGGGAAGTATCCGAAGTTCTCCGTCATGAAAATATCACAAATGCGACCTGGCTTGGCCATTCATTAGGAGGGTATATTGTTTTAGCTGCACTAGAAAAAAAGATAGCACCTATTTCTAACGCAATCTTAGCGTATACAACAGATGGATCTGATACAGAGGAACAAAAGGAAAAACGGACGAATCAACAACTTGAGATTCCTGAAATTGGTGTTGAAAAATTTGTCGATCAGTTAATTGAAGCGTTTTTTAGTGATCAAGCGAATAAAGAGACAATTAACTTCGCTCGAAAAATAGCTTATCGAGCTTCAGAAGAAGGACTAATTCTAGCTTTAGAGTCGATGAAAAACCGGCCAAATCAACAAAATTTAATTGAAAACATTTCGATTCCTATATTAGTTGTTGAAGGCTCTCAGGACAAAATTGTTAAACCAATTAAAACGATGAATTCTAACATCCAGAGATTAGAAACAAACACAGCTCACCTTGGAATGTTAGAAGATCCAAATAGCTTCCTGAAAGGAATTCAAGAGTTCATGTCCGAAAACTGA